The DNA window CGAGGACGCCATCGCGGGGGTCGACGACGAGGGCGATGCGGACGACGCCCAAGATGCTGACGACGATACGGGGGCGTCCGACGCAGAGCGCGCCGAGTCGGCCGTCGTGACGCAAGCCGAATCCGACGGCGCAGCCGACGCGGCGTCCGAGTCCGAACCAGAAGACGGTGGGGCGACTGACGATGCGGCGCCGATCGAGTCGGACGACGACGCGGTTACGATCCCGGACGCCGAATCCGACACGGACGACGGAGAATCCGAGGACGAGATCGACCTCGACGACGACGCGATTCCGTTCTCCGGTGACGACGCGACGGACGGTGACGCCGAAGACGATATCGACACGGCGGACAGCGAGGACCAAGGCGACGACGAGGCCGACGAGGAAGAACAGAGCGGCGGGTTCCTCGGCGGCATCTTCTGAGCGAACGCGGCCACTTCTTGATGAACTGGAACGCCGCCGCCGAGACGCTACGCTCGTTGCTCGCGCGAATCGCGGGACACGTCCTGCTGTTTACCGGCGTGTTGCTGACGCCGTCGAGCCTCTGGTTTCTCCTCGGCGGCCGGCTGACGCCGGGGTTGATCGCCATCCACCTGTGGGGGTGGCTGTGCTTTCTGACCGGGCTCTCGCTGATCTACTCGAACTAGCTACATCGAGCGCGGCGCTTCGACGCCCAGCGCGTCGAGCGCGTTGCCGACGGCGTGGCGCGCGGCCGCGACCAGCGCGAGGCGGGCGTCCCGGACCTCGGGGTCGACGTCGTCGCCGAGCACCTGACACTCGCGGTAGAACGCGTTGAAGTCCTCGGCAATCTCGCGGGTGTAGGTGGCGACGACGTGGGGCTGGAGTTCGTCGGCGGCCTCCTCGATTACGGCGGGGAATCGTGCGACGGTCCGGAGCAGGTCGCGCTCGTACTCCGTCGAGAGCAGGTCGGCGTCGATGTCGGTGGCGTCCGGATCCGCGTCGGCACCTTCGAGGATGCCACAGCACCGCGCGTGGACGTACTGGACGTACGGCGCGGACTGGGCCTCGAAGTCGAGCGCGCGGTCCCACTCGAACGTGATCGCCTTGGCGGGCTGTTTGGCGACGATGTCGTAGCGCACCGCGCCGATGCCGACCTGCCGGGCGATCCGCTCGACGTCCGACTCGTCGAGGTCGTCGTCGCGGATACGGCCGTCCAGTCGGTCCTCGACCTCCTCGCGGGCGCGGTCGATCGCCTCGTCGAGCAGATCGTCGAGGTCGACGCCGGTGCCGGCGCGCGTGGACATCTTCCCCTCGGGGAGGTTGACGTAGGAGTACAGCACCTGCTCTAACTGGTCGGTGTCGTTCCCGAGCAGTTCGAGGCTGGTCCGGAGCTGGCGGGCCTGCAGGCCGTGGTCCTCGCCCAGCACCGTCACCGCGCGGTCGTAGTTGTCGAACTTCCACTCGTGGTGGGCCAGATCCCGCGTCGCGTAGAGGCTGGTGCCGTCCGAGCGGAGGAACACGAAGTTCTTGTCGATCCCCTCGCCCGAGAGGTCGAGTTGCCACGCGTCTTCCTCGTAGACGGCTTCGTCGAGTTCCTTGAGCCGGCCGACCAGATCGTCGACCGAGTCGTCGAACAGAAAGCGCGTCTCCTTGACGAACTCGTCGAACTCCGCGGGCAGGCGCCCGAGCGACTCGCGCATCCCGCCCAGCACGGTGTCGACGACTTCGGTGACCCGGTCGTAGGTCTCCTCGTCGCCGTCTTCGAGGCCCTGCATGATCGATTCGATCTCGGCTTCGGCGGCCTCGACCTCTTCTTCGGGTCCTTCGTCGAGGAACGTGTTGCCCTTGCGGTAGTACCGAACCATGTCGTAGTCGGCCTTCTCGCGCTCGGGTTCGGGGAGGTCGCTCTCGTCGAACGTCTCGTAGGCCCACGTGAATACGGCGATCTGGCGTCCGGCGTCGTTGACGTAGTAGTGCCGATCCACGTCGTAGCCCGCGTAATCGAGCACGCGAGCCAGTGCGTCGCCGATGATCGGGTTGCGCGCCCGGCCGACGTGGACCGGCCCCGTCGGGTTCGCGCTCGTGTGTTCGAGCACCAGCGACTCATCGCGGTCCTCCAGCGCGCCGAAGTCGTCGGCTTGCCCGGCCGTCAGTGCGGCCTCGAAGTACCGGTCGCTGGGCAGGAAGTTGACGTAGGGGCCCTGCGTCGTCACGGCGGCGACGTACTCGTACTCGTCGGGGTCGATCTCGTCGGCGATGTCGGCGGCCACCTTCGGCGGCGGCGCGCCGACCTCGCCGGCCAACCGGAAGGCGACGCTGGACGCCAGCACGGCGTCGACGTCTTCCGGCGGCTGTTCGATGCCGAGGTCGTCTGCGGGCAGGTCGAGTCCGGTGAGCGCGTCGGCCAGCGCGGCTTCGACCTCCTCGCGGACGGTGAGGAACATACGACTTCGTATTCGAGCGCCGGATAAAGGCGTGACGAGTTACGGCGGCCCGGACCGCCTACGCGGGCTGTGGATCGAGCGCAACGTCGCCGTCGACGTTCTCCACGTCGCCGCCGTCTTCGAGCGCGTCGAGGCAGTCGGTGACGCTGTAGGTCCCCTCCGGCGCCGAGCACGGGTAGACGCCTGCGATGGCGTCGTCGCGGCGAACGACGACGCAGACGACCGGGAGGTGGACGACCGACCGGCCGCGACTCGGTCCCTTGCGCTCCCGGAAGAACGGCTGAATAGAGAGCGCTGTTCCGTCGGTCGCGTCCACGAGTTCGCGGTACAGTTCGGTCCCGTCAGGCCGGTCGTGGTGGAGTTCGACGGACAGACACGCCCGGCTGCTCCAGCGCGACACCGACACGTCGTCGATGATCCCGCGATCGCGGAGGCGGCGCATCCGCTCTAGCATCGCTTCCTGTCTTCGTTGGGCGGCGTCCGGAACGAACGCTCGCATGTACACGTCGAGTTCGAACGGCTCGGTATCCTGTCCCATTCTCTCCCCACGCGCTACTACGCCGGACCCGGATAAAGTCCTTTGTCGGGTGTTCGGTGACCGATCACCCAGCCGTCCGGACGCCGCTACTGATCTTCCGGACGCCGCTACTGATCTACGTCAGGGTCGATCAGCACGACGGCTTCGCCCTCGATGACCGCCCGGTCGTCCTGATCGTAGACGGCCGTCGAGAGCCGGTAGCGGTGCTCGCCGAGATCCTCGACGATCTCACACTCGGCAGTAACTACGTCCCCGATCCGCACCGGCGCGTTGAACTCCAGATCCTGCGAGAGGTAGATCGTCAGTCCCGGCAGGCGCGCCAGCGCCGCGCTGATCGTCCCCGCGACGAGCGTGCCGTGGACGATCCGGCCGTCAAACCGCGTCGCCTCGGCGAAGGCGTCGTCGAGGTGGAGCCGGTTGGTGTCGCCGCTGGCTTGCGCAAAGGCGTTCACGTCGGCGTCGACGAGCGGCTTGGTGAACCGCACGTACTCGCCGACGCCCAGCTCGTCGTACTCGTCGACCGACCGCTCCATCATCCACTCGGCGTCGCCGTAGGCGATCTCGACCACCGGTGCCTCCGTCTGCTCGGCGCCGGAGTCCGGTTCGTCCCGGTCGATGCCGATGGCCGCAAAGAGGGCGTTGTTGGCCTCCACGTAGCTGTTTACGGCGTGGCGCGAGGCGTCGGTCCACTGCCGCCCGATCGTCGTCCGGTTCGCGTCGTTCTCGCTCATGGTCACCAGTCAGTCAGCCGCGTGTTGTCCCCGTCCGCCAACCCCGTATTGTCCTCGTCCGATACGTGCTCGCGCGCTTGTCTCCCCCGTCGTCGAGCCATACACCGACTACGACGCCGAACGACTTGTGTTTGTGCCCAAAGTCTTTGACACTGACCGCTCGCGCGCTCGTCACGCTCAAATCCCCCCGGACCGAACGGCCGGGCATGCACTTCGATCAGCGAACCCAGCGCGCGCTGCGCGAGGTCGGTCTCGACACCGACGACCTCCAACGCGCGTCGGAACTCGTCGTCGAGGAGACCACCGAGACGGCCGCCGAACTGGAGGCGTTTTTCGAGGCCGCCGACCGACTCTACTCGGACATGGATCTCGCTCACGGCGCCAGCGAGTACCCCGAACACACCGTCGACTACCTCGATCTGACGACCCACGCCGAGGACATGCGGGGCTGGCTGCGCTTCGATTCGTGGGGCGTGTACGTCGAGGACGGCCGCGTGCTCGACGACGACCTCGTCGAGTTGACGCTCGGGCCGACGATCCACGACCGCGTGAAATTCGCGCCCGCACGCGACCGCCTCCGATGACCGCAGTCCGACTGCGCGGCATCTACTCGACCGCGCTGACCCGTCTGCTGCTCGATGCCGGTCACGAGGTCGTGCAGGCCTCCGACCCGATCCGCGAGCGGTTCGACGCCGATCTGTCAGCGGCGCCGGCGGCCGTCAGCGTCGCAGACACCGACGACCGGCAGGGCGTCGGTCTCAGCGGCGCACCAGACGCCGTCGCGGAACTGCGCGACCTGCTCGCCGACGCGCTCGGCCGCGACGCCCTCGCGTGGTCGACGCCCGCGCCCCGCGGCGCGGTGTTCGACGGCGTCGTCACCGACTCGCTGGGCAGCGGCGCCGTCGTCGCGCTGGCCGACGACCCGGCGCCGCCGACGGCCGGCGCACCACTTCCCGGCGTTCCCGCCGAGGGCTTTCTCCCGTTCGACGCCGTCGACGGCTACGTAGAGGAGGGTGATCGGCTGCGCGTGCAGGTCGACGATCCGGCGGCGCCGTGGGACGACGACCGGCCGCTACTCGACACCGGCATCGAAGTGCCGGGCGAACTCGTCTCGCTCGTTCGCGGGCGCGACGACGCCACCGCCGCGGTCCGCGGAGAGCGCGGGACTGAACTCGTTCGGACGACCGATCTCCTGCCGGCCGAGGCGCCCGACGGCTGGGGGGTTCGCTGGGAGCGCGCCGCGGCCGACGCCGAGATGAGCGCGCTGGGCGACGCGCTCTCGCGGGCCGCCGAACGCGCCGCGGCGTTCGACGAGGGGCTGTCGGCGGCCGATCCCGACGCTGACGACCCGCGACAGGTCGTCGCCCCGCAGGCCACCGTCTGGGTCTGGTTCGGCCGGGAGTCGCGGTTCGCGCTCGACGAGCGGCGCCGCGACGTGACGACGACGATGCCGGGCCACCATCGCACGAAGGCGGCCGACCGAGCGGCCAGCGATGCCGTCGACTTCGTCGAGGCGGTCGGCGCGCCGGACGGCGAGTTCCCCTTCGGCGCCGTCGCAGACCAGTTCGGGCCGCGGGAGGACGACCGACTCGCGCTGGGCCACGGCAAGCCCGACGGCCGGCTCATCACGCTCGGGCGGGGCGAGGTAACAGATCGGGGCGACGACGGCTCGTTGACGCTGCGCCGCGAGATGCGCTCGTCGGGCACCTACGACGCCATCGGCACCGACCGCGAACCGGGCGACGTGGCCATCACGAAACTCGTCGAGGGCCGGTGGTGGTATCCGACGATGTACCGCGGCGCCGACGGCGAGCGCAAGGGAACCTACGTCAACATCTGCACGCCCGTCGAGCTGTTTCCCGACGCAGCGCGCTACGTCGACCTGCACGTCGACGTGGTCAAGCGTCCCGACGGCGAGGTCGAGCGCGTCGACGCCGACGAACTCGACGCCGCTGTCGAAGCGGGCTACGTTTCCGAAGAACTCGCCGAGAAGGCCAGAAGCGTCGCCGGCGCCGTCGAGAACGCGCTGTAGGCGGCTGCGGCGCTACTTTAGATTACTCTGGCACTGCGCTGCCAGAACTGCAGCCGGTCGAAAACAGCGTGCTGTCGGACCTCAGGCGTCGACGTCGTGGTCCGGGTCGTCCTCGACGGCCCGTTTCATCGAGTCGCGGCGTGCCTTGGCGTCCCGGCCCGTGGCTTCGAGCAGGAAGTCGTTCTTGGCGTCGACCGCGTCGGCGGCGGCGTCGGCATTACCCTCGGCGATGACGTCCTCGGCGTCGCGCTCCTCGAAGTGGACCGCGAGCTTGTCCTTCTTGCCGCTGTACTCGGAGGTCCCGGCGACGATCCGCTTGAACACGGGGTTGTCGGGGTCTTCGACGACGTGGAGGTCGTTGCCTTTGAACTCCTCCGTGTCGGTGATTTCGCCGAAGTAGTCCTCGACGGTCGCTTCCATGTCCGGGATTCGGTCCTCTAAGTGCTCGCCGCGGCGCATCTTGTACTCCTTCATGCTTCGTGGAATCGTCCGGGGCTGATTTACCCGTTACGGCTTGGTCCTAGCGTTCCGCGAGGTAGCCGCGGCGACACTCCGGGCAGATGTCGCCGGCGCGCAGCGACGATCCGTTCCCGGCCGCGGTGTGACCACACTCCGGGCAAACGTACTCTGTCGCCTCGCGCTCGCGGTCGGCCTCAACTGGCGAGGGCGCTGCGTCGGCGCTGGTGAAGCCGGTGTCGCCGCCGACCATCTGTCCGTCGGCGTCGGCATCGCCGCCTGCTTCCGGCTTCAGGCCGCCGCCGAACTCCACGTCGGCGGGCTCGCCGCCCGCTGGCTCGGCGTCGTAGCCCTCGTCCTCGCCGTCGGCGTCGGGCCACTCCGCTGGCGGGCCGTCCCCGCCGCTGCGCTGGCGCGTGTCGTCAGCGTCGGGCCACTCGCCGTGTTCGCGCTCTTTGGGTTCCTGTTCGTCCTCGCTCTCGTCGAGGATCACGGCGTCGTCGTCGCCGGAGGCCGGCTCCGACGCGGTCGCGCTCTCGTCTTCTTCGGTCACCGACGCCGCCTCGCGGGTCGCTTCCGGGACGGAGTCGTCGGGCCCGCCGTCGATAATTTCGGCGTCGCGCCCGTCACCGGCGACCGCAGCTTCCTCGGCGCTCCCGTCGTCGGCTCCGAAGCCACCCGTCGCGTCGGCGTCCTCGTTCGCCCCACCGGCGGCGGTCTCGTTCGCGTCGTCCGTCGACGACCCGCCAGACGTGTCCGGCGTGCTCTCTCTGGTCGCCATCGAGGTCACTTCCTTGTTCTCGCTGACGAGTTTCGTCTTCCCGCAGCGGGAACAGGTCTGTTCCTCGCGGATCGTCACGACCACCTCGCTGCCCTGCTCTTCTCGCTCTCGCTCGACCTCGCTGTCGCCGAAGCTATGTCCGAGGAGCGAACACCTGAGACCCATTGCAATCGCCTACCCAATCGGGCCGTAAAAAGTTGCCGCTGAACGGCCCCTGCGAGAAAGCGCCCTCTCGCGGTTGCGATCTGATCGACTCGGCTCTCCGTGGCGACCGATCGCCCAAAACGTCAAGTAACTTGGGATAAGGTAAAACCACAGCAGGGGCATGTATCAGACATGAGAGCACGGCGGGAGTACCGCGACCGTGATGCGACCGAGGTCGAGGTGCTCGACGCCCTCGTCGACCGGCCCGAGGACGGCATGACGGTCTTCGAGCTCCGGTCGCACGCGGACGTGAGCATCCACGACATGGAAGAGGCCTTAGAATCGCTGAAAGACGACGACCTCATCGACGTTGACGAAACCGTCGACCGGACGGTGATCAAACCGGCCGATCGAGTCATCCCCGATCCGGACGACCAGTCCACCGATCAGTCGTTTCTGGACGAACTGCGCGATCGACTCCCGTTCTGAAGCGCGACGCTTTTTCCGGCCCGGGACGAGGCTTTTCACATGACTGTCATCGGATCGGTCCACGAGCAACACGGCGCCGTCTTCGACGAGCGCGGCGGACGGCGCGTCGTCCGCAACTTCGGGCGCCCCGAGCGCGAGCATCGCGCGGTCCGGAACGTCGTCGGCCTGATCGAGATGGCCTACGGCGTCGTCGTCGTCGAGGGAGCGGACCGCGTCGACTACGTCGACAACGTCGTCTCGAACCGCGTTCCCGCGGCCGACGGCGAGGGCACGTACGCCCTCGTTCTGGACCCGCAGGGCGGCGTCGAGACGGACATGTACGTCTACAACGCGGGCGAGCGTTTGTTGCTGTTCACGCCGCCACAGCGCGCCGCCGAACTGGCCGAGGACTGGAGCGAGAAGGTGTTCATCGAGGACGTGGAGATCCGCGAGGCGACCGACGACTTCGCCGTCTTCGGCGTCCACGGCCCGAAAGCCACCGAGAAGGTCGCCAGCGTGCTCAACGGGTCGAGCACGCCCGACGAACAGCTCACCTTCGTCCGCGGGTCGATGGGCGACGCCGGCGTCACGGTGCTCCGAACCGACGCGCCGACCGGCGACGAGGGGTACGAAATCGTCTGTGCGGCCGACGACGCCGACCACGTCTACGACACGCTCGAAACGCAGGGGATGAACGCCGCGCCGGTCGGCTACGACGCTTGGGACGCGCTCACCCTCGAAGCCGGGACGCCGCTGTTCGAGACCGAACTCGACGGCCAGATTCCCAACGTCGTCGGCGTCCGGAACGCGCTCGACTTCGAGAAGGGCTGTTACGTCGGGCAGGAAGTCGTCTCGCGCGTCGAGAACCGAGGCCAACCGAGTCGACGCCTCGTCGGCCTCGCCTGCGATCAGCTCCCCGAGAGCGGCGCCGCGGTATTCGACGGCGACAGCGCGATCGGGGAGGTCACCAGAGCCGTCGAGAGCCCGACCGTCGGCGGCCCGATCGCGTTCGCGCTAGTGGAGTTCGGCGTCGACGCCGATGCCGAACTCACTGTTCGTGTCGATGGCGAGGAGGTCCCCGCCGAACCGGTCGAACTGCCGTTCTACGAGGGCACCGACCGGTCGGCGCGACTGCCGACGTACTGAACCGCTCTTTTCCGTCGATCAGGGCGACAGCCACGCCTTCAGCTGCTCCCGCGAGAACAGCGAGGTCGGCCGATCCATGTGGACGCCGATCTCGCCCGAGAGCGTTCGGAGTCCGAACCGCTGAACTGGCTCCGGAAGCGAGTACGCCCGGCGTAGCAGGTGGCCCAGTCGGATCTCCCGGAATAGGTCCTCGCGCCACGCGCGCTCGTAGTCCGCGAGCGTCGGCGGCCAGTCGGGGTCGATCTGTTCGACCGCGTGGTCGGCGGCGGTCATGCCATAGAGGATGCCGCCGCCGGTGAACGGTTTGGTCTGGGCGGCGGCGTCGCCGAGCAAGAATCCCCGCCGCGACGTGACCGACTCGGGCGGACCGATCGGGATAGCGCCCGAACAGCGATTTTCGAGATCGACGCCGTAACCCGCCTGTAGCTCCTCGAACAGTTCTCGCACCCCGTCGCCCGGCGGCGCCGCCAGCCCGTACTC is part of the Natronoarchaeum philippinense genome and encodes:
- the argS gene encoding arginine--tRNA ligase — translated: MFLTVREEVEAALADALTGLDLPADDLGIEQPPEDVDAVLASSVAFRLAGEVGAPPPKVAADIADEIDPDEYEYVAAVTTQGPYVNFLPSDRYFEAALTAGQADDFGALEDRDESLVLEHTSANPTGPVHVGRARNPIIGDALARVLDYAGYDVDRHYYVNDAGRQIAVFTWAYETFDESDLPEPEREKADYDMVRYYRKGNTFLDEGPEEEVEAAEAEIESIMQGLEDGDEETYDRVTEVVDTVLGGMRESLGRLPAEFDEFVKETRFLFDDSVDDLVGRLKELDEAVYEEDAWQLDLSGEGIDKNFVFLRSDGTSLYATRDLAHHEWKFDNYDRAVTVLGEDHGLQARQLRTSLELLGNDTDQLEQVLYSYVNLPEGKMSTRAGTGVDLDDLLDEAIDRAREEVEDRLDGRIRDDDLDESDVERIARQVGIGAVRYDIVAKQPAKAITFEWDRALDFEAQSAPYVQYVHARCCGILEGADADPDATDIDADLLSTEYERDLLRTVARFPAVIEEAADELQPHVVATYTREIAEDFNAFYRECQVLGDDVDPEVRDARLALVAAARHAVGNALDALGVEAPRSM
- a CDS encoding HTH domain-containing protein — translated: MGQDTEPFELDVYMRAFVPDAAQRRQEAMLERMRRLRDRGIIDDVSVSRWSSRACLSVELHHDRPDGTELYRELVDATDGTALSIQPFFRERKGPSRGRSVVHLPVVCVVVRRDDAIAGVYPCSAPEGTYSVTDCLDALEDGGDVENVDGDVALDPQPA
- a CDS encoding MaoC family dehydratase; translated protein: MSENDANRTTIGRQWTDASRHAVNSYVEANNALFAAIGIDRDEPDSGAEQTEAPVVEIAYGDAEWMMERSVDEYDELGVGEYVRFTKPLVDADVNAFAQASGDTNRLHLDDAFAEATRFDGRIVHGTLVAGTISAALARLPGLTIYLSQDLEFNAPVRIGDVVTAECEIVEDLGEHRYRLSTAVYDQDDRAVIEGEAVVLIDPDVDQ
- a CDS encoding DUF7532 family protein; protein product: MHFDQRTQRALREVGLDTDDLQRASELVVEETTETAAELEAFFEAADRLYSDMDLAHGASEYPEHTVDYLDLTTHAEDMRGWLRFDSWGVYVEDGRVLDDDLVELTLGPTIHDRVKFAPARDRLR
- a CDS encoding DUF402 domain-containing protein — its product is MTAVRLRGIYSTALTRLLLDAGHEVVQASDPIRERFDADLSAAPAAVSVADTDDRQGVGLSGAPDAVAELRDLLADALGRDALAWSTPAPRGAVFDGVVTDSLGSGAVVALADDPAPPTAGAPLPGVPAEGFLPFDAVDGYVEEGDRLRVQVDDPAAPWDDDRPLLDTGIEVPGELVSLVRGRDDATAAVRGERGTELVRTTDLLPAEAPDGWGVRWERAAADAEMSALGDALSRAAERAAAFDEGLSAADPDADDPRQVVAPQATVWVWFGRESRFALDERRRDVTTTMPGHHRTKAADRAASDAVDFVEAVGAPDGEFPFGAVADQFGPREDDRLALGHGKPDGRLITLGRGEVTDRGDDGSLTLRREMRSSGTYDAIGTDREPGDVAITKLVEGRWWYPTMYRGADGERKGTYVNICTPVELFPDAARYVDLHVDVVKRPDGEVERVDADELDAAVEAGYVSEELAEKARSVAGAVENAL
- a CDS encoding DUF5611 family protein, translating into MKEYKMRRGEHLEDRIPDMEATVEDYFGEITDTEEFKGNDLHVVEDPDNPVFKRIVAGTSEYSGKKDKLAVHFEERDAEDVIAEGNADAAADAVDAKNDFLLEATGRDAKARRDSMKRAVEDDPDHDVDA
- a CDS encoding DUF7093 family protein; the protein is MGLRCSLLGHSFGDSEVEREREEQGSEVVVTIREEQTCSRCGKTKLVSENKEVTSMATRESTPDTSGGSSTDDANETAAGGANEDADATGGFGADDGSAEEAAVAGDGRDAEIIDGGPDDSVPEATREAASVTEEDESATASEPASGDDDAVILDESEDEQEPKEREHGEWPDADDTRQRSGGDGPPAEWPDADGEDEGYDAEPAGGEPADVEFGGGLKPEAGGDADADGQMVGGDTGFTSADAAPSPVEADREREATEYVCPECGHTAAGNGSSLRAGDICPECRRGYLAER
- a CDS encoding DUF6432 family protein — protein: MRARREYRDRDATEVEVLDALVDRPEDGMTVFELRSHADVSIHDMEEALESLKDDDLIDVDETVDRTVIKPADRVIPDPDDQSTDQSFLDELRDRLPF
- the ygfZ gene encoding CAF17-like 4Fe-4S cluster assembly/insertion protein YgfZ, which encodes MTVIGSVHEQHGAVFDERGGRRVVRNFGRPEREHRAVRNVVGLIEMAYGVVVVEGADRVDYVDNVVSNRVPAADGEGTYALVLDPQGGVETDMYVYNAGERLLLFTPPQRAAELAEDWSEKVFIEDVEIREATDDFAVFGVHGPKATEKVASVLNGSSTPDEQLTFVRGSMGDAGVTVLRTDAPTGDEGYEIVCAADDADHVYDTLETQGMNAAPVGYDAWDALTLEAGTPLFETELDGQIPNVVGVRNALDFEKGCYVGQEVVSRVENRGQPSRRLVGLACDQLPESGAAVFDGDSAIGEVTRAVESPTVGGPIAFALVEFGVDADAELTVRVDGEEVPAEPVELPFYEGTDRSARLPTY